The following proteins come from a genomic window of Deltaproteobacteria bacterium:
- the tyrS gene encoding tyrosine--tRNA ligase encodes MNPYDILYERGFVEQVTDEALVRDLFNKRVTAYIGFDPTADSLHVGSLVPIMSLAHLQRAGHRPIALVGGGTAMVGDPSGKTEMRQMLTRETIEENAKGLKKQLSKYVD; translated from the coding sequence ATGAATCCGTACGACATACTGTACGAACGCGGGTTTGTCGAACAGGTTACCGACGAAGCCTTGGTAAGGGATCTGTTCAACAAGCGCGTGACCGCCTATATCGGTTTCGATCCCACGGCGGACAGCCTGCACGTGGGTAGTCTGGTGCCTATCATGAGCCTGGCCCATCTTCAGCGAGCCGGACACCGTCCCATCGCCCTGGTGGGCGGAGGTACGGCCATGGTGGGAGATCCGAGCGGCAAGACGGAGATGCGCCAAATGCTCACTCGGGAAACCATTGAAGAAAACGCCAAAGGGCTCAAGAAGCAGCTGTCCAAATATGTCGAC
- a CDS encoding nucleotidyltransferase family protein — translation MKKQQIIETIRCNRALLEEFSVKSLSVFGSVVRGEARPESDVDILVEFDAEAEIGLFEFVRLKNALSDLIGIPVDLATPDALHPALKDDILREAVHVA, via the coding sequence ATGAAGAAACAACAGATCATCGAGACGATCCGGTGCAACCGCGCCTTACTGGAAGAGTTCTCGGTCAAATCCCTCTCGGTCTTCGGCTCCGTTGTGCGGGGCGAGGCTCGGCCGGAAAGCGATGTGGATATTTTGGTGGAATTCGATGCGGAGGCCGAAATCGGTTTGTTTGAATTCGTCCGCCTGAAGAACGCATTAAGCGATCTGATCGGCATTCCGGTGGATTTGGCAACGCCCGATGCCCTTCATCCGGCGCTGAAAGACGACATACTCCGGGAGGCGGTCCATGTCGCCTAG